CAGTGGCAAACATATGGTATAATAATTGATGTTACTATAACAATGCGGAGGAATATCATTGCAAATCAGACAAGCTTATCGGGACGAAGCAGCAGAAATAGCTCCGCTGGTTCAGGCGGCGGTGGGCGATATTGCCGCTGAACTAGCTAATTCACCCCACAACGATGCGGTTCAGGACTTGCTTGTGCAGCTAATAGAGTGCGAAGGCACGCGGATTGGTTATTCTTTTATCGATGTGGTCGAGCTGGATGGGGCAGTGGGTGGGATGGCGGTTTCTTATTCCGGCCGGATCCTGGAAGCCGCCAACAAACCCACATTTCGTTTTTTGCGCCGGTACTATGAAGGTTTACCTAAGCTGATCCAACAGAACGTACTTCCTTTGCTACAAGCGAAGGAAGCGGAAGCAGACGAGTACTACTTAGATGCATTGGCTGTGAACCCGAGATTTAGGGGACAAGGCCTAGGCACGGCGCTACTTAAACATGTTCATAGGAAAGCGAAAAAGAACGGTTTTGAGAAGACATCGTTGCTGGTAGAACATGGTAACTTGGGGGCTTATCGGTTGTACCGAAAGATTGGATACAAGGCAGCCGGGGAGGTAACAATGAAACATATGCTATTTACTAAATTAATCAAGCCGGTATAGCAGTTAAGCAGATTAAATGACAAGTTTTTCCATAGGCCTGTGCTACAATTATCCTTGCCACTATTTACCTGCAACTTGGGGAAGGCAAGGAGGTTGTGCTTGTGTCTGTGGACAGAGAAGCATATAAGCGCTTGTGCCCTTACCCGGTGCGTCCGGTCCGGAAGTCGTGGAGCCTGGAAACAGGTTTCTCGAAAGACATCAGGAGCAACTTAATTCTTGTCTTCGGCTGTTTTTTGGTGGGCCGGGCCAATTTGCTGTATGGAGTGGTGCCGTTTGGGCCGGCGCTGTTTGCCGCTGTATTGCCGCAATCTAGGTTGACTACCGGACTCATTGCCGGAGCGATAGTGGCTGGTCTGGTTACCACTGTCGGGTTCGGCCAAACCTTGCCGTATGCCATGGTGCTGGCACTGTTGGCTCTGGGATCTGCCCGGGCCGAAGCTTCGTGGGCGACGCCGGGGAGAAAGGCTTTTGCTTTGACAGCGGCGTTGCTACTGGTGCGGGGATTGACAGTTTGGGCCGGCCGGGGCACGTGGTACGATTTGGGTTTGGTGGCCTTTGAAGCGTTGTTGGCGGCGGTGAGCAGTATGATCTTTGCCCACGGGTTGCCGTTGGCCTTAGATTATCAGCCCGGTACTGTGTTCAGCAATGAGCAGCTAATGTCCTTGGGGTTGGTGGTGGCGGTAGCGTTGGCCGGGACGGCCGGTTTTCCCGGCGAACTGCTGGTTCCGGGCGAAATTTTGGGCCGGTATTTAGGGGTGTTGTTGGCCCTGGCCGGCGGCGGTACCGTGGGGGCAGCG
This window of the Bacillota bacterium genome carries:
- a CDS encoding GNAT family N-acetyltransferase, which translates into the protein MQIRQAYRDEAAEIAPLVQAAVGDIAAELANSPHNDAVQDLLVQLIECEGTRIGYSFIDVVELDGAVGGMAVSYSGRILEAANKPTFRFLRRYYEGLPKLIQQNVLPLLQAKEAEADEYYLDALAVNPRFRGQGLGTALLKHVHRKAKKNGFEKTSLLVEHGNLGAYRLYRKIGYKAAGEVTMKHMLFTKLIKPV